In Pithys albifrons albifrons isolate INPA30051 chromosome 16, PitAlb_v1, whole genome shotgun sequence, a genomic segment contains:
- the LOC139679654 gene encoding chemerin-like receptor 1 isoform X2, whose product MHVLSMVVYSIACVLGVTGNGLVIWIAGFKMKKTVNSVWFLNLAVADFIFTFFLPLSIAYTALGFHWPFGKLLCKLNSTIAFLNMFASVFLLTVISIDRCVSVAFPVWSHNRRSPELAGRIALGTWVLALLLSSPYLIFRDTVVSSRNITSCYNNFALSDDYESEATRRLWRVRHKAMIVTRFLCGFLIPFMVILICYSVVAVKLKRRQLASSAKPYRIIIAVTVSFFLCYFPYHVFSLLEISKNSSSHEMKLALYLGIPLVSSLAFFNSCINPILYVFAGPDFKEKFRQSILSTFEGAFSEESVLGSLTSRRKSRSASEAEVPRV is encoded by the coding sequence ATGCATGTCCTGTCCATGGTGGTGTACAGCATCGCCTGTGTGCTGGGGGTGACAGGGAACGGCCTCGTCATCTGGATCGCAGGCTTCAAGATGAAGAAGACAGTGAACTCTGTCTGGTTTCTCAACCTGGCCGTTGCTGACTTCATCTTCACCTTTTTCCTGCCACTCAGCATCGCCTACACTGCCCTGGGTTTCCACTGGCCGTTTGGGAAACTGCTGTGCAAGCTGAACAGCACCATTGCCTTTCTCAACATGTTTGCCAGTGTCTTCCTCCTGACCGTCATCAGCATCGACCGCTGCGTTTCCGTGGCCTTTCCCGTCTGGTCTCACAACCGCCGGAGCCCGGAGCTGGCGGGCAGGATCGCGCTGGGCACGTGGGTGCTGGCTCTCCTGCTCAGCTCCCCATACCTCATCTTTCGGGACACTGTGGTCAGTTCCAGGAACATCACCAGCTGCTACAACAACTTTGCGCTGTCCGACGACTACGAGTCCGAGGCGACGCGGAGGCTCTGGAGGGTGCGGCACAAAGCGATGATTGTAACGCGGTTCCTCTGTGGGTTCCTCATCCCTTTCATGGTGATTCTCATCTGCTACAGTGTTGTTGCTGTCAAACTGAAGAGAAGGCAGTTGGCCAGCTCTGCAAAGCCCTACAGAATCATCATTGCAGTCACAGTCTCGTTTTTCCTCTGTTATTTCCCCTACCACGTCTTCTCCCTGCTGGAAATatccaaaaactcttccagccATGAGATGAAACTGGCCCTTTACTTAGGGATCCCCTTGGTTTCCAGCCTTGCCTTTTTCAACAGCTGCATCAACCCCATCTTGTATGTCTTTGCGGGGCCAGATTTCAAGGAGAAGTTTCGCCAGTCCATCCTGTCAACCTTTGAAGGGGCCTTCAGCGAGGAGTCGGTCCTGGGCAGCCTGACCAGCCGGAGGAAGTCCAGGTCTGCTTCGGAAGCAGAGGTCCCGAGGGTGTGA
- the LOC139679654 gene encoding chemerin-like receptor 1 isoform X1 translates to MDSVSSSPSPFSASYPTEVPENATEQDYYSGLQKTMHVLSMVVYSIACVLGVTGNGLVIWIAGFKMKKTVNSVWFLNLAVADFIFTFFLPLSIAYTALGFHWPFGKLLCKLNSTIAFLNMFASVFLLTVISIDRCVSVAFPVWSHNRRSPELAGRIALGTWVLALLLSSPYLIFRDTVVSSRNITSCYNNFALSDDYESEATRRLWRVRHKAMIVTRFLCGFLIPFMVILICYSVVAVKLKRRQLASSAKPYRIIIAVTVSFFLCYFPYHVFSLLEISKNSSSHEMKLALYLGIPLVSSLAFFNSCINPILYVFAGPDFKEKFRQSILSTFEGAFSEESVLGSLTSRRKSRSASEAEVPRV, encoded by the coding sequence ATGGACAGCGtctcttcttccccttctcctttctctgccaGCTACCCCACTGAGGTACCTGAGAATGCCACTGAGCAGGACTATTACTCTGGGCTCCAGAAGACCATGCATGTCCTGTCCATGGTGGTGTACAGCATCGCCTGTGTGCTGGGGGTGACAGGGAACGGCCTCGTCATCTGGATCGCAGGCTTCAAGATGAAGAAGACAGTGAACTCTGTCTGGTTTCTCAACCTGGCCGTTGCTGACTTCATCTTCACCTTTTTCCTGCCACTCAGCATCGCCTACACTGCCCTGGGTTTCCACTGGCCGTTTGGGAAACTGCTGTGCAAGCTGAACAGCACCATTGCCTTTCTCAACATGTTTGCCAGTGTCTTCCTCCTGACCGTCATCAGCATCGACCGCTGCGTTTCCGTGGCCTTTCCCGTCTGGTCTCACAACCGCCGGAGCCCGGAGCTGGCGGGCAGGATCGCGCTGGGCACGTGGGTGCTGGCTCTCCTGCTCAGCTCCCCATACCTCATCTTTCGGGACACTGTGGTCAGTTCCAGGAACATCACCAGCTGCTACAACAACTTTGCGCTGTCCGACGACTACGAGTCCGAGGCGACGCGGAGGCTCTGGAGGGTGCGGCACAAAGCGATGATTGTAACGCGGTTCCTCTGTGGGTTCCTCATCCCTTTCATGGTGATTCTCATCTGCTACAGTGTTGTTGCTGTCAAACTGAAGAGAAGGCAGTTGGCCAGCTCTGCAAAGCCCTACAGAATCATCATTGCAGTCACAGTCTCGTTTTTCCTCTGTTATTTCCCCTACCACGTCTTCTCCCTGCTGGAAATatccaaaaactcttccagccATGAGATGAAACTGGCCCTTTACTTAGGGATCCCCTTGGTTTCCAGCCTTGCCTTTTTCAACAGCTGCATCAACCCCATCTTGTATGTCTTTGCGGGGCCAGATTTCAAGGAGAAGTTTCGCCAGTCCATCCTGTCAACCTTTGAAGGGGCCTTCAGCGAGGAGTCGGTCCTGGGCAGCCTGACCAGCCGGAGGAAGTCCAGGTCTGCTTCGGAAGCAGAGGTCCCGAGGGTGTGA
- the SHMT1 gene encoding serine hydroxymethyltransferase, cytosolic, protein MANSTQGLPSAELWASHNKMVLEPLETNDPEVHSIIKKEKQRQRLGLELIASENFASRAVLEALGSCMNNKYSEGYPGQRYYGGTEFVDELESLCQKRALQAYRLDPQKWGVNVQPYSGSPANFAVYTALVEPHGRIMGLDLPDGGHLTHGFMTDKKKISATSVFFESMPYKVNPKTGYIDYDQLEENARLFHPKLIIAGVSCYSRNLDYARMRRIADANGAYLMADMAHISGLVAAGVVPSPFEHCDIVSTTTHKTLRGCRAGMIFYRKGTRSVDPKTGKETLYNLESLINQAVFPGLQGGPHNHAIAGIAVALRQAMTPEFKAYQQQVVANCKALSTALMEMGYDIVTGGSDNHLILVDLRSKGTDGGRAERVLEICSIACNKNTCPGDVSALRPSGLRFGTPALTSRGFRQDDFRKVAQYIHRGIELALRVQKDMSPKATLKEFKEKLEEGKYRGELKALKEEVEAFAATFPLPGLPVL, encoded by the exons ATGGCAAACTCCACACAGggcctccccagtgcagagctctgggccTCCCACAACAAGATGGTGTTGGAGCCGCTCGAAACCAATGACCCAGAG GTGCACAGCATCATCAAGAAGGAGAAGCAGCGGcagaggctggggctggagtTGATTGCATCGGAGAACTTTGCGAGTCGAGCGGTCCTGGAGGCCCTGGGATCCTGCATGAACAACAAATACTCTGAGGGTTACCCAGGACAGAG GTACTACGGTGGGACAGAATTTGTGGATGAGCTGGAAAGTCTGTGCCAGAAGCGAGCCCTGCAGGCCTACAGGCTTGACCCCCAGAAGTGGGGTGTCAATGTCCAGCCCTACTCAG GCTCACCCGCAAACTTCGCGGTGTACACGGCCCTGGTGGAGCCCCACGGCAGGATCATGGGGCTGGACCTGCCCGATGGAGGCCACCTCACCCACGGGTTCATGACAGACAAGAAGAAGATCTCTGCCACCTCAGTCTTCTTCGAGTCCATGCCCTACAAG gTCAACCCCAAGACTGGTTACATTGACTATGACCAACTGGAGGAGAACGCTCGGCTCTTCCACCCCAAGCTGATCATAGCAG GTGTCAGCTGCTACTCCCGCAACCTGGACTACGCCCGCATGCGCAGGATCGCCGATGCCAACGGTGCCTACCTGATGGCTGACATGGCCCACATCAGTGGGCTGGTGGCCGCCGGCGTGGTGCCCTCACCCTTCGAGCACTGTGACATCGTCTCCACCACCACCCACAAGACCCTGCGGGGCTGCAGGGCCGGAATGATCTTCTACCGTAAAG gcactcGCAGTGTGGACCCCAAGACAGGCAAGGAGACACTCTACAACCTGGAGAGCCTCATCAACCAGGCAGtcttcccagggctgcagggaggccCACACAACCACGCCATTGCAG GGATCGCCGTGGCGCTGCGCCAGGCCATGACACCCGAGTTCAAGGCTTACCAGCAGCAGGTGGTGGCCAACTGCAAGGCACTGTCAACAGCACTGATGGAGATGGGCTATGACATTGTCACAG GGGGCTCTGACAACCACCTGATCCTCGTGGACCTGCGCAGCAAAGGCACAGACGGCGGCCGGGCCGAGCGGGTGCTGGAGATCTGCTCCATTGCCTGCAACAAGAACACCTGCCCCG GTGATGTCAGTGCTCTGCGCCCCAGCGGGCTGCGGTTCGGGACACCGGCCCTCACCTCCCGAGGCTTCCGGCAGGATGATTTCCGCAAGGTGGCTCAGTACATCCACAGAG GGATCGAGCTGGCACTGCGTGTGCAGAAGGACATGAGCCCCAAGGCCACACTGAAGGAATTCAAGGAGAAACTGGAGGAAGGGAAATACCGTGGGGAGCTGAAGGCACTGAAGGAAGAGGTGGAAGCCTTTGCAGCGACCTTCCCGCTCCCAGGGCTGCCTGTCCTGTAA
- the TOP3A gene encoding DNA topoisomerase 3-alpha: MNLQGVLRAAGRMMPQPWRFFSRAAEDGALRGIRKVLCVAEKNDAARGIADLLSNSRMRRREGFSKFNKIYEYDYQMFGQNVTMVMTSVSGHLLAHDFRMPFRKWHSCNPLALFDAEIEKYCPENYLDIKKTLEREIQQCQALVIWTDCDREGENIGFEIIHVCKAVKPNLQVFRARFSEITPHAVRSACENLTQPDQRTSDAVDVRQELDLRIGAAFTRFQTLRLRKIFPDILADQLISYGSCQFPTLGFVVERFKAIQAFIPEAFYKIKVTHDHEDGSVVFNWKRNRLFNHTACLVLYQMCMEDPVATVVEVASKPKSKWRPLPLDTVELEKLASRKLKINAKETMTIAEKLYTKGFISYPRTETNIFPKELNLSALVQQQTEDPNWGAFAQRILDQGGPTPRSGTKSDQAHPPIHPTKYVANLQGNEQRLYEFIVRHFLACCSQDAKGQETTVEIDIANERFIAQGLMILARNYLEVYPYEKWSDKVLPLYQKGSRFQPTTVEMVDGETSPPLLLTEADLIALMEKHGIGTDATHAEHIETIKTRMYVGLTADQRFLPGHLGMGLVEGYDSMGYEMSKPDLRAELEADLKLICEGKKDKSAVLQQQVQKYKQVFIEAVARANKLDEALAQYFGEAAEIPEQEEVYPAMPVSVRKCPQCNNDMVLKTRKNGGFYLSCMGYPTCRTAVWFPDFVLDVTRDESICDVCQPHPVHRLKFKFKRGSVPPVMPLEFVGCIGGCDEMLKELLDIKYSHRPSQPASSATQPARHLQQNQSLNRASSENRQGRGTTNPARGHLLSMISSRTSRDAPPAAAQAGSDAVVCNCGSEALLLTVRKEGPNRGRQFYKCSSSSCNFFLWANEQAEDRPTMAPRGSVPPQPAVGRGPGGGRGPEPLGSGGSDAGGGTMCRCDQPAVTRTVLKDGPNKGRQFHTCPKPREQQCGFFQWADENVPPGPSGDASLNNFGNSGHSGGLGSKAKRPGSFSSGSTAKKPRTCSICHQPGHTRKTCPQNH, translated from the exons ATGAACCTGCAGGGCGTGCTGCGCGCCGCGGGCAGGAtgatgccccagccctggcgCTTCTTCTCCCGGGCCGCCGAGGATGGGGCGCTCCGCGGGATCCGGAAGGTGCTGTGCGTAGCGGAGAAGAACGACGCTGCCCGCGGGATCGCCGATCTGCTCTCCAACAGCAGGATGCGGCGG agagaAGGGTTTTCCAAGTTCAACAAGATCTACGAATATGACTACCAGATGTTTGGCCAG AATGTTACCATGGTGATGACCTCTGTGTCAGGACACTTACTGGCTCATGATTTTAGGATGCCCTTTCGCAAATG GCATAGCTGCAACCCTTTAGCTCTTTTTGATGCTGAAATTGAGAAGTATTGCCCTGAAAATTACCTGGATATTAAG AAAACCCTTGAACGAGAAATCCAGCAGTGCCAAGCCCTGGTGATCTGGACCGACTGCGACCGGGAAGGGGAGAACATCGGATTTGAGATCATCCACGTGTGCAAAGCTG TAAAGCCAAACCTCCAGGTCTTCCGGGCCCGTTTCTCGGAGATCACCCCTCATGCTGTGAGATCAGCCTGTGAGAACCTCACCCAGCCAGACCAAAGGACTAGCGATGCTGTGGACgtcaggcaggagctggaccTCAGGATAG gCGCTGCCTTCACCAGATTCCAGACCTTGAGGCTGCGGAAGATCTTCCCTGATATTTTAGCGGATCAGCTGATCAGCTACGGTAGCTGCCAGTTCCCAACGCTGGGATTTGTAGTTGAACGTTTTAAAGCCATCCAGGCCTTTATTCCTGAAGCCTTCTACAAAATTAAAG TGACCCATGACCATGAAGATGGCAGCGTGGTCTTCAACTGGAAGAGGAACCGGCTCTTCAACCACACGGCGTGCCTGGTCCTTTACCAAATGTGTATGGAG GATCCAGTAGCAACTGTTGTTGAGGTTGCGAGCAAGCCGAAGAGCAAATGGAGGCCCCTGCCCCTGGACACTGTG GAACTGGAGAAGTTGGCATCAcgcaaactgaaaataaatgcaaaggaaaCCATGACAATAGCAGAAAAACTCTATACCAAAGG GTTCATTAGCTACCCCCGAACTGAGACCAACATTTTCCCCAAGGAGCTGAACCTCTCTGCCTTGGTGCAGCAGCAAACCGAGGACCCAAACTGGGGAGCATTTGCACAGAGGATCTTGGATCAGGGTGGGCCAACCCCTCGGAGTGGAACCAAATCCGATCAGGCTCATCCTCCCATTCACCCCACAAAATATGTGGCTAACCTGCAG GGCAACGAGCAGAGACTCTACGAGTTCATCGTGCGCCACTTTCTGGCGTGTTGCTCTCAAGATGCCAAGGGACAGGAGACAACTGTGGAGATCGACATTGCCAACGAGCGATTCATTGCTCAAGGACTGATGATCCTGGCCCGAAATTACCTGGAAGTCTATCCTTACGAGAAGTGGAGTGATAAG GTTCTCCCACTGTATCAGAAAGGGTCTCGCTTTCAGCCCACCACGGTGGAGATGGTGGATGGGGAAACCAGCCCTCCGTTGCTCCTCACAGAAGCGGATCTCATTGCCCTCATGGAGAAACATGGCATTG GGACCGATGCCACCCACGCTGAGCACATCGAGACGATCAAGACACGGATGTACGTGGGCCTTACAGCAGATCAGCGGTTCCTGCCTGGCCACCTGGGCAtggggctggtggaag GTTATGATTCCATGGGCTATGAGATGTCCAAGCCTGACCTTCGAGCTGAGCTGGAGGCTGATCTAAAACTGATCTGTGAGGGGAAGAAAGACAAATCTGCAGTGTTGCAGCAGCAGGTCCAAAAATACAAGCAAGTCTTCATTGAAGCTGTGGCCAGAGCCAACAA GCTGGACGAGGCCCTGGCTCAGTATTttggagaagctgcagaaatTCCAGAGCAGGAAGAGGTGTACCCAGCAATGCCCGTTTCTGTTCGGAAGTGTCCACAGTGCAACAATGACATGGTCCTGAAGACCAGGAAGAATGGCGG GTTCTACCTCAGCTGCATGGGCTATCCAACCTGTAGAACTGCAGTCTGGTTCCCTGACTTTGTGCTGGATGTGACCAGGGATGAGAGCATTTGTGATGTGTGTCAACCCCATCCAGTTCACAG ACTGAAGTTTAAGTTCAAGAGAGGCAGCGTTCCGCCCGTGATGCCTCTGGAGTTTGTTGGCTGCATCGGAGGCTGTGATGAGATGCTGAAAGAGCTCTTGGACATCAAGTACTCACACAGACCCTCCCAACCCGCATCATCAGCCACCCAACCAGCGCGTCACCTGCAGCAAAACCAGTCCCTGAACAGAGCCAGCAGTGAGAacaggcaggggagggggaCCACAAACCCGGCTCGGGGACACCTGCTGTCCATGATCTCCAGCAGAACATCCAGGGACGCTCCTCCCGCGGCTGCGCAGGCCGGGAGCGATGCCGTGGTGTGTAACTGTGGGAGTGAGGCGCTGCTGCTGACCGTGCGCAAGGAGGGGCCCAACCGCGGCCGCCAGTTCTACaagtgcagctccagctcctgcaacTTCTTCCTCTGGGCCAATGAGCAGGCAGAGGACAGACCCACCATGGCTCCACGGggctctgtgcccccccagcctgctgtgggaaggggcccaggaggagggagaggccCAGAGCCGTTGGGAAGTGGTGGCTCCGATGCCGGAGGCGGCACAATGTGCAGGTGTGACCAGCCAGCTGTGACACGCACCGTGCTGAAGGACGGGCCCAACAAGGGGCGGCAGTTCCACACCTGCCCCAAGCCCCGGGAGCAGCAGTGTGGCTTCTTCCAGTGGGCAGATGAGAACGTGCCACCAG GCCCTTCTGGAGATGCCTCTTTGAACAACTTTGGCAACAGTGGGCACTCAGGAGGGTTGGGAAGCAAAGCCAAGAGACCAGGCAGTTTCTCCTCAGGATCCACTGCCAAGAAACCACGGACCTGCAGCATTTGCCACCAGCCTGGGCACACAAGGAAAACATGCCCTCAGAACCACTGA
- the SMCR8 gene encoding guanine nucleotide exchange protein SMCR8 — MISAPDVVAFTREEELEDDLYREPPLPEEYSVPLFPFAGHGANPWAKVAGSKFTRDFILISEFSEQVGPQPLLTIPDDAKVSGTFDLNYFSLRIMSVDYQASFVGHPPGSAYPKLNFVEDSKVVLGDSKEGAFAYVHHLTLYDLEARGFVRPFCMAYISADEHKIMQQFQELSTEFSKASECLKTGNRKAFANELEKKLKDLDYTRTVLHNETEVQKKANDKGYYTTQAIEKANELASVEKSIIEHQDLLRQIRSYPYRKLKESEFRPYESECALDRADPGCDQDLAPSNPAEPEEMHLYSHIPSYTPKLIKAKSAKCFDKKLKTLEELCDVYFFTQTLDQLHHIERTFRGDVCYLLTEQISRALLKQQSVTNFLFEDVSFLEEKPHEKQYRGCQGLSQDAMDGKGLEESLTPKVVVSLGSYKSSVECVPIKMEQEMEDSEEPKMSESVTSEPQENLDYLDADIKGSISSGESIEVLGTEKSGSGLTKSESQASLPVMPSPQAGRSKVGSRRTVSEDSIEVLSTCPSESLIPEDFKASYPSAINEEPYVDNDDDRGLRFAPRLSPGVADEQDEVSKQESLVQVDAACCIGKESPNFLEPLPELGQRPCEEDGVVRIPPQPYRAAEQGLRGGFPSHDGAPGGLLPYELDSRYLSGSREVSKSSLDECSDSMSYISSAASTCSDRTPSPAHPACQAGDRHRKRAGQNALRFIRQYPFAHPAIYSLLSGRTLVVLGEDEPMVKKLVTALSIFVPNCGVYAKPVKHWVTSPLHLVDFQKWKLIGLQRTVSPAGVNVLHALSRYSRYLSILDADSKTLRCPLYKGTVVARLADHRTQIKRGSTYYMHVQSILTQLCSKAFLFTFCHHLHLPISEREPEESVVNRRMNFLKLQLGLANEDVKIVQYLAELLKLHYIQEPGQGGNPLLRFDYVPSFLYKI, encoded by the exons ATGATCAGCGCCCCTGACGTGGTGGCCTTCaccagggaggaggagctggaggatgATCTGTACCGCGAGCCGCCGCTGCCCGAGGAGTACTCGGTGCCGCTGTTCCCCTTTGCCGGCCACGGCGCCAACCCCTGGGCCAAGGTCGCCGGCTCCAAGTTCACCCGGGACTTCATCCTCATCTCCGAGTTCTCGGAGCAAGTGGGGCCGCAGCCCCTCCTGACCATCCCTGATGATGCCAAGGTGTCGGGCACCTTCGACCTCAATTATTTCTCCCTAAGGATCATGTCTGTGGATTACCAGGCGTCCTTCGTGGGACACCCCCCAGGCTCTGCATACCCGAAGCTGAACTTCGTGGAGGACTCCAAGGTGGTGCTGGGGGACTCCAAGGAAGGGGCCTTTGCCTACGTGCACCACCTGACCCTGTACGACCTGGAAGCCAGGGGCTTCGTGAGGCCCTTCTGCATGGCCTACATCTCTGCTGACGAGCACAAAATCATGCAGCAGTTTCAGGAACTCTCTACCGAGTTCTCCAAAGCCTCCGAATGCCTCAAGACAGGGAACCGGAAAGCCTTTGCCAACGAgctggaaaagaaactgaaagatCTCGACTACACCAGGACTGTCCTGCACAATGAGACCGAGGTGCAGAAGAAAGCCAATGACAAGGGCTATTACACGACCCAGGCCATCGAGAAGGCCAACGAGCTGGCCAGTGTGGAAAAGTCCATCATCGAGCACCAAGACTTGCTGAGACAGATCCGGTCCTATCCATACAGGAAGCTGAAGGAGTCGGAGTTCCGCCCCTACGAGTCGGAGTGTGCACTGGATCGGGCTGACCCCGGCTGTGATCAGGACCTGGCTCCCTCCAACCCTGCAGAGCCTGAGGAAATGCACCTGTACAGCCACATCCCGTCCTACACCCCCAAGCTCATCAAAGCCAAGTCAGCCAAGTGCTTTGACAAGAAGCTGAAGACGCTGGAGGAGCTCTgtgatgtttattttttcaccCAAACCCTTGACCAGTTGCACCATATCGAGAGGACTTTCCGAGGTGACGTGTGTTACCTCCTGACAGAGCAGATCAGCCGGGCACTCCTGAAGCAGCAGAGTGTTACCAACTTCCTCTTTGAGGACGTGtcttttctggaagaaaaacctCATGAAAAACAGTACAGAGGCTGCCAGGGGCTCAGCCAAGATGCTatggatggaaagggtttggaagAGTCCCTCACTCCTAAAGTGGTTGTCAGCCTGGGCTCCTACAAGTCCAGCGTGGAGTGTGTGCCCATCAAGAtggagcaggagatggaggACTCTGAAGAACCCAAAATGTCTGAGTCTGTGACATCTGAGCCCCAGGAGAACCTGGACTATCTGGATGCAGATATCAAAGGCAGCATCAGCAGCGGGGAGAGCATCGAGGTGCTGGGCACGGAGAAGTCGGGGTCGGGGCTGACCAAGTCGGAGAGCCAGGCCAGCCTGCCCGTCATGCCCAGCCCCCAGGCCGGCCGGAGCAAGGTGGGCAGCCGGCGCACGGTCAGCGAGGACAGCATCGAGGTGCTCAGCACGTGTCCCTCCGAGTCCCTCATCCCGGAGGATTTCAAGGCGAGCTACCCAAGTGCCATTAACGAGGAGCCCTACGTGGACAACGATGATGACCGTGGCCTTCGCTTCGCCCCCAGACTGAGCCCGGGTGTTGCCGACGAGCAGGACGAGGTCTCAAAACAGGAGAGCTTGGTGCAGGTCGACGCTGCCTGTTGTATCGGGAAGGAGAGTCCCAACTTCCTGGAGCCCCTGCCCGAGCTGGGGCAGCGGCCGTGCGAGGAGGATGGCGTGGTGCGGATCCCGCCGCAGCCGTACCGGGCGGCCGAGCAGGGGCTGCGCGGGGGCTTCCCCTCCCACGACGGTGCCCCGGGGGGGCTCCTGCCCTACGAGCTCGACTCGCGCTACCTGTCGGGCAGCAGGGAGGTCAGCAAGAGCAGCCTGGACGAGTGCTCGGACTCCATGAGCTACatcagcagtgctgcctccacGTGCTCCGACCGGACCCCTTCTCCCGCCCACCCCGCCTGCCAGGCCGGGGACAGGCACAGGAAGAGGGCCGGGCAGAACGCGCTGCGGTTCATCCGGCAGTACCCCTTTGCCCACCCCGCCATCTACTCGCTGCTCAGCGGCAGGACCCTGGTCGTGCTGGGCGAGGATGAGCCCATGGTCAAGAAGCTGGTGACGGCGCTTTCCATCTTCGTGCCGAACTGCGGCGTGTACGCCAAGCCCGTGAAGCACTGGGTCACCTCCCCTCTGCACCTGGTGGATTTCCAGAAGTGGAAGTTGATTGGACTCCAGAG GACAGTGTCCCCTGCAGGGGTGAACGTGCTGCACGCCCTGAGCCGCTACAGCCGCTACCTGAGCATCCTGGACGCCGACAGCAAGACCCTGCGCTGCCCCCTCTACAAGGGCACCGTGGTGGCCCGGCTGGCCGACCACCGCACCCAGATCAAACGGGGCAGCACCTACTACATGCACGTCCAAAGCATCCTCACCCAGCTGTGCTCTAAAGCCTTCCTCTTCACCTTCTGCCATCATTTGCACCTTCCCATCAGTGAAAGGGAACCGGAGGAATCCGTCGTCAACCGCAGGATGAACTTCCTGAAGCTTCAGCTGGGCCTTGCCAATGAAGATGTCAAAATCGTGCAGTACTTGGCCGAGCTGCTGAAGCTGCACTACATTCAGGaaccagggcagggggggaacCCCCTGCTCAGATTTGACTATGTTCCCAGCTTTTTGTACAAAATCTAG